In Sorangium aterium, the genomic stretch TATGCCGACCATCAGCCAGCTCATCCGCCAAGGCCGCGAGGCCGCTCGTTACAAGACGGCCTCTCCTGCGCTCAAGTCCTGCCCGCAGCGGCGAGGCGTGTGCGTACGTGTTTACACCACGACGCCGAAGAAGCCCAACTCGGCGCTCCGCAAGGTCTGCCGCGTCAGGCTGAGCAACCAGATGGAAGTGACGAGCTACATCCCGGGCGAAGGCCACAACCTGCAGGAGCACTCGGTCGTCCTCATCCGCGGCGGCCGTGTCAAGGACCTGCCGGGCGTGCGTTACCACGTCGTCCGCGGCACGCTCGACGCGTCCGGCGCTGCCGGGCCGAGCTCCACCAACAAAGCGACCCGCAACCGCAAGCGCTCGAAGTACGGCGTGAAGCGCCCGAAGGCCTGACAGAGGAACGAAGATGCCCCGTCGTCGCGAAGTCCCGAAGCGGAAGATCATTCCGGACCCGAAGTACAAGGACAAGCTCGTCGCCAAGTTCACGAACTCCCTGATGCAGTCGGGCAAGAAGGCGACCGCCGAGGGGATCCTCTACGGCGCGTTCGACATCGTGCGCGACCGATTCAAGGAGGAGCCGATCGACGTCTTCCGCAAGGCGCTCGACAACGTGAAGCCGAAGCTCGAGGTGAAGAGCCGGCGCGTCGGCGGCGCGACCTACCAGGTCCCCGTCGAGGTCCGCCCCGAGCGCCGCGTCGCCCTCGCGATGCGGTGGCTCGTGACCTACTCGCGCGGCCGCGGCGAGAAGACGATGCGCGAGCGGCTCGCCGCCGAGCTCGTCGACGCGGCGCAGAACCGCGGCAACGCGGTCAAGAAGCGCGACGACACGCACAAGATGGCGGAGGCCAACAAGGCGTTCGCCCACTACCGCTGGTAGGTCAGCGAGGCCAGCGCGGATCCCGGATCTGCGCTGGTTCGTCATTTCAGGTCCCATCCCCAGGCGAGGAGACGCGTAGAGCGAGATGGCACAGCTGACATAAGGATCGGGTTACAGAGCCGGTCCTCTCGAGGGAGCGCGACAGCGCCCACCCTCGCGGGACCTAGAAAAGCTGCTGCTGTACCCCGACACCCTCTCCAGGTTTCAAGTGCCCGCCACAACGGAGGCGGGCCGGGCTGGAGAGGGTGTTTTGCATCCTGAGTCCGGAACCCTCACCCCACGCATCACACGACGGAGAAGGAAAAGTGGCACGCGAGTACAGCCTGGAACGGACGCGCAACATCGGGATCATGGCCCACATCGATGCGGGCAAGACCACGGTCACCGAGCGCATCCTTTATTACTCGGGTGTCAACTACAAGATCGGCGAGGTCCACGAGGGCGCAGCCACGATGGACTGGATGGTCCAGGAGCAGGAGCGCGGCATCACCATCACGTCCGCCGCGACGAACTGCTTCTGGGCGCCGGAGCAGGGCCCCGAGAAGGGCGTCTCTCACCGGATCAACATCATCGACACGCCCGGTCACGTCGACTTCACCATCGAGGTCGAGCGGAGCCTCCGCGTGCTCGACGGCGCGGTGGCGGTGTTCGACGGCGGCAACGGCGTCGAGCCGCAGAGCGAGACGGTGTGGCGGCAGGCGGACAAGTACGGCGTCCCGCGCATCGCGTTCATCAACAAGATGGACAAGGTCGGCGCCGACTTCGACATGTGCGTCGACTCCATCCGCGAGCGCCTCGGCGCGAACCCGGTGGCGATCCACTACCCGCTCGGCGCGGAGGACTCGTTCCGCGGCGTGATCGACCTCGTGACCCTGCGGGCCGCCGTGTTCGACGAGGAGACGAAGGGCCAGCGCTACGACTGGCAGGAGATCCCGGGCGACCTGCTGCCGCGGTGCAAGGAGCTCCGCGAGAAGCTCATCGAGGCGTGCGCCGACGCGAGCGACAAGGTGATGGAGAAGTTCATCGCCGGTGAGGTCGACCAGATCACCGAGCAGGAGATCCACGCGGCCATCCGCGCGGGCACCCTCGGCTTCAAGATCGTCCCGGTCCTGTGCGGCTCTGCGTTCAAGAACAAGGGGGTCCAGCTCCTGCTCGACAGCGTCGTGAACTACCTGCCGTCGCCGGTCGACATCCCGGCCGTCGAGGGGACGCTGCCCGACAAGAAGGACAAGGTCGTCTCGCGCAAGGCGAGCGATGAAGAGCCGTTCGCGGCGCTGGCGTTCAAGGTCATGAACGACCAGTTCGGCAACCTCACCTTCTTCCGTGTCTACTCCGGCACGACGAAGAGCGGCGTCAGCGTGCTCAACTCGACGCGCGGCAAGCGGGAGCGCTTCGGGCGCATCCTCCGCATGCACGCGAACAAGCGCGAGGAGATCGACGTCTGCTACGCGGGCAACATCTACGCTGCCGTGGGGCTCCGCGACACCCGCACCGGGGACACTCTCTGCGAGGAGAAGAACCCGATCGTGCTGGAGCGGATGGAGTTCCCCGACCCCGTGATCTCGATCGCCATCGAGCCGAAGACCAAGGCCGATCTCGACAAGCTCGGGCTCAGCCTGCAGAAGCTCGCCTACGAGGATCCCTCGTTCCGCACCTTCACGAACGAGGACACGGGTCAGACGATCATCGCCGGGATGGGCGAGCTCCACCTCGAGATCATCGTCGACCGCCTGAAGCGCGAGTTCAAGGTCGACGCCAACGTCGGCAAGCCCGAGGTCGCCTACAAGGAGACCATCTCGAAGAAGGCGACCGACGTGGAGGGGCGCTTCGTCCGGCAGTCGGGCGGACACGGCCAGTTCGGTCACGTGAGGATCGACATCGAGCCCGCCGAGCGCGGCGCGGGCTTCGTGTTCGAGAACGACATCGTCGGCGGCATCATCCCGAAGGAGTTCATCCCCTCGATCGAGAAGGGCATCCGGGACGCGATGGGCCGCGGCGTGCTCGCGGGCTACCCCGTCGTCGACATCAAGGTGCGGCTCCACTTCGGCAGCTACCACGAGGTCGACTCCTCCGGGCCCGCGTTCGAGGTCGCCGCGTCCATGGCCTTCCAGGACGGCGCCAAGAAGGCGGGGCTCGTGCTCCTCGAGCCGATGATGGCCGTCGAGGTCGTGTCGCCCGAGAACTACCTCGGGGACGTCATCGGAGACCTCAACTCGCGGCGTGGCCGCATCCTCGATATGGGGCAACGCGCGAACACCCGGGTGATCCGCGCGGAGGTCCCGCTCTCAACCATGTTCGGTTACGCGACCGACGTCCGTTCCAAGACGCAAGGCCGCGCGACCCATTCGATGCAGTTCTCTCATTACGCACCGGTTCCAGCAGCGATCCAGGAAGAGATCGTCGCCAAGCAGCGAGGTTAAAAAGACGCCATGGCCAAGGAGAAATTCACTCGTACGAAGCCGCACGTGAACGTGGGCACCATCGGTCACATCGACCACGGCAAGACCACGCTCACGGCGGCGCTCGTCAAGGTGCAGTCGAAGCGCAACCTGGCGAAGGCGATCTCGTACGCCGACATCGCGAAGGGCGGGACGGTCCGTGACGAGACCAAGACGGTGACCATCGCGGCGGCGCACGTCGAGTACGAGTCGGCGAACCGCCACTACGCGCACGTCGACTGCCCCGGGCACGCCGACTACATCAAGAACATGATCACCGGCGCGGCGCAGATGGACGGGGCGATCCTCGTCGTGTCGTCGCTCGACAGCGTGATGCCGCAGACGCGCGAGCACGTGCTGCTCGCCCGGCAGGTCGGCCTGAACCACATCGTCGTGTTCCTCAACAAGTGCGACGCGGTGGACGACCCGGAGATGCTCGACCTGGTCGAGATGGAGGTCCGCGAGCTGCTGTCGAAGTACAAGTTCGACGGCGACAACGCGCCGGTGGTCCGGGGCGCGTCGCTGCCGGCGCTGCAGGGCGACCCGAAGTGGGAGGAGACGATCCAGCAGCTCCTCAGCGCGCTGGACAGCTACATCCCCGAGCCGGTGCGCGACATCGACAAGCCGTTCCTGATGGCGATCGAGGACGTGTTCTCGATCAAGGGCCGCGGCACGGTGGCCACGGGCCGCATCGAGCGCGGCGTGATCAAGGTCGGCGACGAGGTGCAGATCATCGGCTTCAAGGACACGAAGAAGTCGGTCGTGACCGGCGTCGAGATGTTCCGCAAGCTGCTCGATCAGGGGCAGGCGGGCGACAACGTCGGGTGTCTGCTCCGCGGCGTGGAGAAGGAAGAGATCGAGCGCGGCCAGGTGCTGGCGAAGCCCGGGTCGATCACGCCGCACACGAAGTTCACCGGTGAGGTGTACGTCCTCAAGAAGGAGGAGGGCGGGCGCCACACGCCGTTCTTCACCAACTACCGGCCGCAGTTCTACATCCGGACGACGGACGTGACCGGCACGGTGAACCTCCCCGAGGGGGTGAAGATGGTGATGCCGGGCGACAACATCACGATGACGATCGAGCTCATCGCGCCGGTCGCGCTGGAGGAGCAGATGCGCTTCGCCATCCGCGAGGGCGGCAAGACGGTGGGCGCCGGCGTCGTCACCAAGATCCTCGCGTAGGAAGAGCACCATGCCTGATACAACCAAGATCCGGATTCGCCTCAAGGCCTTCGACCACCAGCTGCTCGACAAGTCGACGAGCGATATCGTCGAGACGGCGAAGCGGACCGGGGCGCACGTCGCGGGGCCCATCCCGCTGCCCACCGAGATCCGCCGCTACACGGTTCTTCGGGGGCCCCACGTCGACAAGAAGTCGCGCGAGCAGTTCGAGATCCGGACGCACAAGCGGCTTCTCGACATCATCGAGCCGACTCAGCAGACCCTCGACGCGCTGATGAAGCTCGACCTTTCGGCCGGCGTCGACGTCGAGATCAAGAGCTAGGAGTCCAGGTACCATGAAGGTTACCGTTTACAACCTCAAGCGGGAGCAGGTCGGCGAACTCGACCTCTCGGACGAGGTCTTCGGGACCGAGGTGAAAGAGCACCTCTTCTATGAGGTCGTGAAGGCGCAGCTCGCGTCCCGCCGCTCGGGCACCAAGGCCACCAAGGAGCGGAGCGCGGTCGCCGGCTCCACGAAGAAGCTCTATCGCCAGAAGGGCACCGGCCGCGCTCGCCAGGGCTCGATCCGCGCGCCGCACCACGCGGGCGGCGGCATGGCGCACGCCCTGGAGCCGAAGGACTGGTCGTACCGTCCGCCGCGCAAGGTGCGGATCGGCGCCCTGAAGAGCGCTCTCTCGCTCTTCGCGAAGGAGGGGCGGCTCATCGTGCTCGACAGCCTGGAGGTCTCCGAGATCAAGACCAAGGCGATCGCTGCCACGCTGACGACCCTGCAGGCGGACCGGAAGTCGCTGGTCGTCGACACGGCCGGCAACGAGAAGCTGGTGAAGAGCCTCCGCAACCTGGAGAACCACCAGTACCTGCCGCCGGAAGGGGTCAACGTCTACGACCTCCTCAGGCACGACCACCTCATCGTCTCGAGGGACGCCGCCAAGGCGCTCGAGGCGCGTTGCCTTCGCTAGTCAGGGGAGTCCGACATGCAGCCCGAGCAGATCATCCGCCGGCCAATCATCCTCACGGAGAAGTCGAGCCGGCTCCGCGACCAAGGCAACAAGGTCATCTTTGAGGTCCGCCGCGAGGCGAACAAGATCCAGATCAAGGACGCCATCCAGACGCTCTTCAAGGTGGGCGTCGTGGACGTCAACACGCTGATCATGCGCGGCAAGGACAAGCGCATGGGGCGCGGCTACGCGAAGCTGCGCAATTGGAAGAAGGCGATCGTCACCCTCAAGGAGGGTGACGAGATCCAGTTCTTCGACGAGAAGGCGGAATAGCGATGGGAATCAGATCCTTCAAGCCGACCTCGCCGGCGCGGCGTTACTACTCGGTCAGCGACTTCAAGGAGATCACGAAGGTCGAGCCCGAGCGGTCGCTGCTGGAGCAGCAGACGTCCACCGGCGGCCGGAACAACAACGGCCGGATCACGTCGCGGTTCCGCGGCGGTGGTCACAAGCAGCGCTACCGGATCATCGATTTCCGGCGCGACAAGATCGGCGTCCCGGCGAAGGTCGCCGCCATCGAGTACGACCCGAACCGGACGGCGCGCATCGCGCTCCTTCACTACGTGGACGGCGAGAAGCGCTACATCCTGGCGCCCGACGGCCTCGCGGTCGGGGCGACGCTGCTCGCGAGCCGGAACGCGGACATCAAGCCTGGCAACAGCCTGACGCTCCGCTACATCCCGCCCGGCACCTCGATCCACAACGTCGAGGTCAAGAAGGGCAAGGGCGGTCAGCTCGTGCGCTCGGCCGGCGTGGCCGCGCAGCTCATGGCGAAGGACGGCGACTATGCGCAGGTCCGCCTCCCGAGCGGTGAGATCCGCAAGGTGCACCTCGATTGCCGCGCCACGATCGGGCAGGTGTCGAACTCCGAGCACGCGAACATCAGCCTCGGCAAGGCGGGGCGCTCGCGCTGGCTCGGGCGCCGGCCGCACAACCGCGGTGTCACGATGAACCCCGTCGATCACCCGATGGGCGGCGGTGAGGGCCGGACGAGCGGCGGGCGCCACCCGTGCTCGCCGTGGGGTCAGCTCTCCAAGGGCCTCAAGACGCGGAACAACAAGCGCACCGACGGCATGATCGTCCGGCGGCGCGGGACCAAGGGTTAGTCATGCCGAGGAGCATTAAGAAAGGGCCCTTCATTGACGGTCACCTGCTGGAGAAGATCCAGGCGGCCCAGGCGACCAATGCCAAGAAGGTGATCAAGACGTGGTCGCGCCGCTCGACGATCCTGCCCGAGTCGGTCGGCCTGACCTTCGCCGTGCACAACGGGAGGAAGTTCGTTCCCGTGTTCGTGACGGAGAACATGGTCGGCCACAAGCTGGGTGAGTTCGCCCCGACGCGCACGTTCCACGGCCACTCCGGGGACAAGAAGGCCAAGGTCGCCAAGGGCGGCCCGGGCGGTCGCTGATCGCTCCGCGTCAACCGCGAGCGCATCGACATGAAGCGGGCAGGGTCGCAGCAGCGACCCTGCCCGTTCCTTTTTGCGCAGCTACGGCCTGACGGCGTCCGCGTCGCTGCGCGGGGCTCACCCGTACAGGAGACGGGTCCAGATCGGCGTTTTCGGCACGGAGGCGTACTCCCGTACGCCGAGTACCGAAAACGTCGAGATGGGCCCGTCTCCGCAGCGGGTGAGCCCCGCGCGTTAGAATTGGCCGCGTAGACCGGTGAAACCGGGGCCGACGAGCAGCTGCGTCGAGGCCGTGGCGCTCTGCGAGCCGCCGGCGCCGCCTCCGGTGAAGCTCAGGATGAGCAGGGTCGTGCCCGTGACGAGCCCGAGCGCGCCGACCACGACGCCGATGTTCGCGACCGTCTTCTGGGTCTTGCCGGCGTCGACGTCGTCCTGGCGATCGGCGGGGCAGGGGCCCCTGCAGGTCTCGGTGAGATCGCTGTAGGTGCTGTTCGCCATCAGCCCGGCGACGGTGAACATCGCGAGCCCCGCCACACCCACGCCGCCAGCGGCGTAGGCGTAAGGCCGCAGGTACGCACGCGGCGAGGGCGCCTCCGAAAAGGGCGGGCTCGGGCCCTCGTCGAGGAGCGCCGGAGAGCCGGAGACGGCCTCGGTCGGGCCGCTCGGCTCGGCGTCGAGCACGACGGTCTTCGCTTCCCCCGCCGAGAGATCGAGGGTCTGCGGCGTCGAGGTGAGCTTCGTGCGCAGGACGATCTCGGTCTTGCCGGGCTTGACCGGGAACGGCTTGCCCCACCGCTCGCGCGGGACGTCCTTGCCGGCCACCGCGAGCGAGGTCGCCGCGTCCGGATGCGCGACAGTGACCGTGACGAGGGCGATCTTGCGCGCGATCTCGTCGCGCTCCAGCTGCGCCGTCTGCTCCGTCTGGGCATAGCGCGGCTCGTCCTTCGCCCGGGACGCGGCCTCCGCCGCGACCTGATCGAACTCGAGGTACGCCTCGATGTGATCGCCCAGATCCGCGAGGCAGCGCGCGATGTAGAGGTGGGAGTTCGGGCTCGGCACGGTGGCGTACGAGGCCCGGAACTGCTCGAGCGCCAGCGCATAGCGCTTGCTCTCGTAGAGGGCAGCGCCCTTCTTGAAGTGGTTCTGCGCCTTCTCCACCGCGTCCGGCGCGGGCGTCGCCGCGGCGCCGTCCGCGCCGGCCGCGGGCCCGGGGAGCGTGCACAAGCACACGCAAGATGCCGCACCGAAGAGCAGCGCACGGAGCCAGGGTCGAGATCGCACGGTGTTCAGATACCCGATGGGTTGTACTTCTTCTTGGGGCTGGGTTTGCCGGTCGTCGCTGGCTTGGGCGCAGGCTTCGCCGGCGTGGACGTCGTCCGGGGGCGCGTGGTCGACGGTGGGCGCGACGCCTGCGGTGCGGCGACGGGCTGCGCCGCCGCGGCCGCGGGCGCCTTGACCGTCGGGGGAGGCGTCGGCTCCGCCGCGGGAGGCGTCGGCGAGGGCGCCGGTGCTGCCTCGGGAGGCGTCGCCGACGCCTCGGGAGCGGGCGGCGACGCCGGCTGCGCCGTCTGAGGCTCCACCGGCGAAACGGGCCGAGCTGGGACGGCCTCCGCGGCGGCCGCGGTGGCGGTGGTGTCGGGCGCCGTGGCCGCGGGCAACGCATCGACGCGCGCCTTGCCGACCTCCGGACGCGAGCGCTCGTCGCCGCCGCGCACGACCAGCGCGACGGCCCCGAGCGCCACGCAGAACATCGCCGCGCCGGCCACGATCAGCTGGAGCCGCTTGCGTCGCTGCCCGGTCTCGAACGATCGGTCGACCGCCGTGACCTCGCCGACGTCGTTGGCGAG encodes the following:
- the rpsL gene encoding 30S ribosomal protein S12 gives rise to the protein MPTISQLIRQGREAARYKTASPALKSCPQRRGVCVRVYTTTPKKPNSALRKVCRVRLSNQMEVTSYIPGEGHNLQEHSVVLIRGGRVKDLPGVRYHVVRGTLDASGAAGPSSTNKATRNRKRSKYGVKRPKA
- the rpsG gene encoding 30S ribosomal protein S7, with the protein product MPRRREVPKRKIIPDPKYKDKLVAKFTNSLMQSGKKATAEGILYGAFDIVRDRFKEEPIDVFRKALDNVKPKLEVKSRRVGGATYQVPVEVRPERRVALAMRWLVTYSRGRGEKTMRERLAAELVDAAQNRGNAVKKRDDTHKMAEANKAFAHYRW
- the fusA gene encoding elongation factor G, with amino-acid sequence MAREYSLERTRNIGIMAHIDAGKTTVTERILYYSGVNYKIGEVHEGAATMDWMVQEQERGITITSAATNCFWAPEQGPEKGVSHRINIIDTPGHVDFTIEVERSLRVLDGAVAVFDGGNGVEPQSETVWRQADKYGVPRIAFINKMDKVGADFDMCVDSIRERLGANPVAIHYPLGAEDSFRGVIDLVTLRAAVFDEETKGQRYDWQEIPGDLLPRCKELREKLIEACADASDKVMEKFIAGEVDQITEQEIHAAIRAGTLGFKIVPVLCGSAFKNKGVQLLLDSVVNYLPSPVDIPAVEGTLPDKKDKVVSRKASDEEPFAALAFKVMNDQFGNLTFFRVYSGTTKSGVSVLNSTRGKRERFGRILRMHANKREEIDVCYAGNIYAAVGLRDTRTGDTLCEEKNPIVLERMEFPDPVISIAIEPKTKADLDKLGLSLQKLAYEDPSFRTFTNEDTGQTIIAGMGELHLEIIVDRLKREFKVDANVGKPEVAYKETISKKATDVEGRFVRQSGGHGQFGHVRIDIEPAERGAGFVFENDIVGGIIPKEFIPSIEKGIRDAMGRGVLAGYPVVDIKVRLHFGSYHEVDSSGPAFEVAASMAFQDGAKKAGLVLLEPMMAVEVVSPENYLGDVIGDLNSRRGRILDMGQRANTRVIRAEVPLSTMFGYATDVRSKTQGRATHSMQFSHYAPVPAAIQEEIVAKQRG
- the tuf gene encoding elongation factor Tu → MAKEKFTRTKPHVNVGTIGHIDHGKTTLTAALVKVQSKRNLAKAISYADIAKGGTVRDETKTVTIAAAHVEYESANRHYAHVDCPGHADYIKNMITGAAQMDGAILVVSSLDSVMPQTREHVLLARQVGLNHIVVFLNKCDAVDDPEMLDLVEMEVRELLSKYKFDGDNAPVVRGASLPALQGDPKWEETIQQLLSALDSYIPEPVRDIDKPFLMAIEDVFSIKGRGTVATGRIERGVIKVGDEVQIIGFKDTKKSVVTGVEMFRKLLDQGQAGDNVGCLLRGVEKEEIERGQVLAKPGSITPHTKFTGEVYVLKKEEGGRHTPFFTNYRPQFYIRTTDVTGTVNLPEGVKMVMPGDNITMTIELIAPVALEEQMRFAIREGGKTVGAGVVTKILA
- the rpsJ gene encoding 30S ribosomal protein S10, coding for MPDTTKIRIRLKAFDHQLLDKSTSDIVETAKRTGAHVAGPIPLPTEIRRYTVLRGPHVDKKSREQFEIRTHKRLLDIIEPTQQTLDALMKLDLSAGVDVEIKS
- the rplD gene encoding 50S ribosomal protein L4 encodes the protein MKVTVYNLKREQVGELDLSDEVFGTEVKEHLFYEVVKAQLASRRSGTKATKERSAVAGSTKKLYRQKGTGRARQGSIRAPHHAGGGMAHALEPKDWSYRPPRKVRIGALKSALSLFAKEGRLIVLDSLEVSEIKTKAIAATLTTLQADRKSLVVDTAGNEKLVKSLRNLENHQYLPPEGVNVYDLLRHDHLIVSRDAAKALEARCLR
- a CDS encoding 50S ribosomal protein L23 — translated: MQPEQIIRRPIILTEKSSRLRDQGNKVIFEVRREANKIQIKDAIQTLFKVGVVDVNTLIMRGKDKRMGRGYAKLRNWKKAIVTLKEGDEIQFFDEKAE
- the rplB gene encoding 50S ribosomal protein L2 codes for the protein MGIRSFKPTSPARRYYSVSDFKEITKVEPERSLLEQQTSTGGRNNNGRITSRFRGGGHKQRYRIIDFRRDKIGVPAKVAAIEYDPNRTARIALLHYVDGEKRYILAPDGLAVGATLLASRNADIKPGNSLTLRYIPPGTSIHNVEVKKGKGGQLVRSAGVAAQLMAKDGDYAQVRLPSGEIRKVHLDCRATIGQVSNSEHANISLGKAGRSRWLGRRPHNRGVTMNPVDHPMGGGEGRTSGGRHPCSPWGQLSKGLKTRNNKRTDGMIVRRRGTKG
- the rpsS gene encoding 30S ribosomal protein S19 is translated as MPRSIKKGPFIDGHLLEKIQAAQATNAKKVIKTWSRRSTILPESVGLTFAVHNGRKFVPVFVTENMVGHKLGEFAPTRTFHGHSGDKKAKVAKGGPGGR
- a CDS encoding tetratricopeptide repeat protein, whose product is MCLCTLPGPAAGADGAAATPAPDAVEKAQNHFKKGAALYESKRYALALEQFRASYATVPSPNSHLYIARCLADLGDHIEAYLEFDQVAAEAASRAKDEPRYAQTEQTAQLERDEIARKIALVTVTVAHPDAATSLAVAGKDVPRERWGKPFPVKPGKTEIVLRTKLTSTPQTLDLSAGEAKTVVLDAEPSGPTEAVSGSPALLDEGPSPPFSEAPSPRAYLRPYAYAAGGVGVAGLAMFTVAGLMANSTYSDLTETCRGPCPADRQDDVDAGKTQKTVANIGVVVGALGLVTGTTLLILSFTGGGAGGSQSATASTQLLVGPGFTGLRGQF